A part of Phoenix dactylifera cultivar Barhee BC4 chromosome 2, palm_55x_up_171113_PBpolish2nd_filt_p, whole genome shotgun sequence genomic DNA contains:
- the LOC103706138 gene encoding proline-rich protein 4-like: MASIMGAPPLLRSLLLGLCMVLLTFNFSIATQQTERIVAVVGNGECLDCAQKSIEKEEAFKGLHVAIQCKTGNGFHETKGVGLLDKSGSFEVQLPSDVLRDDGELKDECFAQLRSASEAPCPDNNGLDQSKVVLKSKESGKHTFVVAAGKLPFSSTCTSAFHSKFHPFHKHLLKFKHKFDFHHHDFPHKPIIKKKFPPIPIYKKPIPPLLPVHKLPIIKKKFPPIPIYKKPIPPLPPVHKLPIIKKKFPPIPIHKKPLPPIPKPPLLYHPHPKFPPIDKKPLHPFYHPHPKFLFPPKPKFFKKKHPIFPPVKEHPIP; encoded by the exons ATGGCTTCCATCATGGGAGCTCCTCCGCTCCTAAGGAGCCTCTTGTTAGGTCTCTGCATGGTCTTGCTGACGTTCAACTTCTCCATTGCTACCCAACAGACTGAAAGGATCGTTGCCGTGGTCGGCAACGGTGAATGCTTAGATTGTGCCCAGAAAAGTATCGAGAAGGAGGAAGCATTCAAAG GGCTTCATGTAGCCATCCAATGCAAAACTGGCAATGGATTCCACGAGACCAAAGGTGTAGGTTTGCTCGACAAGAGTGGAAGCTTCGAGGTACAACTACCGAGTGATGTCCTCCGCGATGATGGGGAGCTGAAAGATGAGTGCTTTGCGCAGCTCCGCAGTGCCTCGGAAGCTCCTTGCCCTGACAATAATGGACTGGACCAATCTAAGGTCGTGCTGAAGTCTAAAGAGAGTGGGAAACACACATTTGTTGTGGCAGCGGGGAAACTGCCATTCTCATCGACATGCACGTCGGCATTCCATTCCAAGTTTCATCCATTCCACAAGCACTTGCTCAAGTTCAAGCACAAATTCGACTTCCATCACCACGACTTCCCCCACAAGCCAATTATCAAGAAGAAATTCCCGCCGATTCCCATCTACAAGAAGCCAATTCCTCCTCTACTACCGGTCCACAAGCTACCAATTATCAAGAAGAAATTCCCGCCGATTCCCATCTACAAGAAGCCAATTCCTCCTCTACCACCGGTCCACAAGCTACCAATTATCAAGAAGAAATTCCCGCCGATTCCCATCCACAAGAAACCACTTCCTCCAATCCCCAAGCCGCCTCTCTTGTACCATCCTCACCCCAAGTTCCCTCCTATTGACAAGAAGCCGCTTCATCCTTTTTACCATCCTCACCCAAAGTTCCTGTTCCCTCCCAAGCCAAAGTTCTTCAAGAAAAAGCATCCAATCTTTCCCCCGGTCAAGGAGCACCCGATACCATAA